The following are encoded together in the Coffea arabica cultivar ET-39 chromosome 1c, Coffea Arabica ET-39 HiFi, whole genome shotgun sequence genome:
- the LOC113729700 gene encoding uncharacterized protein isoform X2 produces the protein MASALTSRLASVDRTSSFFRVSINFLRNLSTNASDSALPAGAGASPTKPRRKKKKNLFEVAQFLPNWGIGYHMAKTHWTNVSYQITKINLYKVLLLGVKRFWGFCRTVDMGKLGGLLIKTVCLLMHQKR, from the exons ATGGCGAGCGCTCTTACGAGCAGACTAGCTTCAGTCGACCGGACATCCAGCTTCTTTAGAGTCTCCATCAACTTTCTCAGAAACCTGAGCACGAACGCCTCAGACTCGGCTTTGCCGGCGGGGGCTGGTGCCAGTCCCACTAAGCCGAGgcggaagaagaagaagaacttgTTCGAGGTGGCTCAGTTTTTACCCAACTGGGGTATCGGCTATCACATGGCTAAAACCCACTGGACCAACGTCTCCTATCAGATCACCAAAATTAATCTGTACAAG GTTTTGTTATTAGGGGTTAAGCGCTTCTGGGGTTTTTGCAGGACGGTAGACATGGGAAAGCTTGGGGGCTTGCTTATAAAGACG GTGTGCCTGCTGATGCACCAAAAAAGATAA
- the LOC113729718 gene encoding tubulin beta-2 chain — MREILHIQGGQCGNQIGAKFWEVVCAEHGIDATGRYQGDSDLQLERVNVYYNEASCGRFVPRAVLMDLEPGTMDSVRSGPHGQIFRPDNFVFGQSGAGNNWAKGHYTEGAELIDSVLDVVRKEAENCDCLQGFQVCHSLGGGTGSGMGTLLISKIREEYPDRMMLTFSVFPSPKVSDTVVEPYNATLSVHQLVENADECMVLDNEALYDICFRTLKLTTPSFGDLNHLISATMSGVTCCLRFPGQLNSDLRKLAVNLIPFPRLHFFMVGFAPLTSRGSQQYRALTVPELTQQMWDAKNMMCAADPRHGRYLTASAMFRGKMSTKEVDEQMLHVQNKNSSYFVEWIPNNVKSTVCDIPPTGLKMASTFIGNSTSIQEMFRRVSEQFTAMFRRKAFLHWYTGEGMDEMEFTEAESNMNDLVSEYQQYQDATADEEGEYEDEEEAAYRD; from the exons ATGCGTGAAATTCTTCATATCCAAGGTGGCCAATGTGGCAACCAAATTGGGGCCAAGTTTTGGGAGGTGGTCTGTGCAGAGCATGGCATCGATGCCACAGGAAGGTACCAGGGTGATTCGGACCTTCAACTTGAGAGGGTGAACGTTTACTACAACGAGGCTAGTTGTGGTCGGTTTGTCCCTCGTGCCGTGCTCATGGATCTTGAGCCAGGGACCATGGACAGCGTCAGGTCTGGCCCTCATGGCCAGATCTTTCGCCCTGATAACTTTGTTTTCGGGCAATCAGGGGCTGGAAACAATTGGGCTAAAGGGCATTATACCGAGGGTGCGGAGTTGATTGACTCCGTTCTAGATGTTGTTCGCAAGGAAGCTGAAAATTGTGATTGCTTGCAAG GGTTTCAGGTATGCCATTCGTTGGGTGGAGGGACTGGATCCGGAATGGGGACCCTGTTGATTTCAAAGATTAGAGAGGAGTACCCAGATAGAATGATGCTGACATTTTCTGTTTTCCCCTCCCCAAAAGTCTCAGACACAGTTGTGGAGCCATACAACGCCACCTTGTCTGTTCATCAGCTTGTGGAGAATGCAGATGAATGCATGGTGCTGGATAATGAGGCCTTGTATGATATTTGCTTCCGAACCCTCAAGCTTACAACTCCTAGCT TTGGTGATCTTAATCACCTGATATCTGCAACTATGTCTGGAGTTACATGTTGCCTCAGGTTTCCAGGTCAGCTCAACTCTGACCTCCGGAAACTTGCTGTCAATCTCATTCCATTCCCTCGCCTTCATTTCTTCATGGTGGGATTTGCTCCTCTTACATCTCGAGGGTCTCAACAATACCGGGCACTTACTGTTCCTGAACTAACTCAACAAATGTGGGATGCTAAGAACATGATGTGTGCTGCTGACCCTCGACATGGCCGTTATTTGACGGCATCAGCTATGTTCCGTGGAAAGATGAGCACCAAGGAAGTTGATGAGCAGATGTTACATGTGCAGAATAAAAACTCATCCTACTTTGTTGAATGGATTCCCAACAATGTCAAATCAACAGTTTGTGATATCCCACCTACTGGTCTTAAGATGGCCTCGACATTTATTGGCAATTCGACATCCATTCAAGAAATGTTCCGCCGCGTGAGTGAGCAGTTCACAGCCATGTTTAGGAGGAAGGCTTTCTTGCATTGGTATACCGGGGAGGGAATGGACGAGATGGAGTTCACTGAGGCTGAAAGTAATATGAATGATTTGGTTTCCGAGTATCAACAGTATCAAGATGCAACAGCTGATGAGGAGGGAGAATACGAGGATGAAGAGGAAGCAGCATATCGGGACTGA
- the LOC113729700 gene encoding uncharacterized protein isoform X1 — protein MASALTSRLASVDRTSSFFRVSINFLRNLSTNASDSALPAGAGASPTKPRRKKKKNLFEVAQFLPNWGIGYHMAKTHWTNVSYQITKINLYKDGRHGKAWGLAYKDGVPADAPKKISGVHKRCWRYIPNSKKTNQSSPDPQVQGA, from the exons ATGGCGAGCGCTCTTACGAGCAGACTAGCTTCAGTCGACCGGACATCCAGCTTCTTTAGAGTCTCCATCAACTTTCTCAGAAACCTGAGCACGAACGCCTCAGACTCGGCTTTGCCGGCGGGGGCTGGTGCCAGTCCCACTAAGCCGAGgcggaagaagaagaagaacttgTTCGAGGTGGCTCAGTTTTTACCCAACTGGGGTATCGGCTATCACATGGCTAAAACCCACTGGACCAACGTCTCCTATCAGATCACCAAAATTAATCTGTACAAG GACGGTAGACATGGGAAAGCTTGGGGGCTTGCTTATAAAGACG GTGTGCCTGCTGATGCACCAAAAAAGATAAGTGGGGTTCACAAGCGTTGCTGGAGGTACATTCCAAATTCAAAGAAAACCAATCAAAGTTCTCCTGATCCCCAAGTTCAAGGTGCTTAA